A region from the Leptolyngbya iicbica LK genome encodes:
- a CDS encoding MoaD/ThiS family protein, whose amino-acid sequence MAIKVLIPTPLQKFTNNEATVECDAANIASLMDTLDSHFPGIKARLCDDQGELRRFVNFYVNSEDIRFLDGKDTALSDGDEVSIVPAVAGG is encoded by the coding sequence ATGGCCATCAAAGTTCTGATTCCCACTCCCCTGCAAAAATTCACCAATAACGAAGCGACGGTCGAGTGTGACGCCGCCAATATCGCGTCCTTGATGGATACCCTGGATTCCCACTTTCCCGGGATCAAGGCCCGCCTCTGCGACGACCAGGGCGAACTGCGTCGCTTTGTGAATTTCTACGTCAACAGCGAAGATATCCGGTTCTTAGATGGCAAAGACACGGCCCTGAGTGATGGTGATGAGGTCAGCATTGTCCCCGCTGTCGCTGGGGGCTAG
- the thrC gene encoding threonine synthase gives MTQAIEQPKTLSTGAALGATFSALRCRECGETYELGAKHVCEDVCFGPLEVVYDYDLIRQRVSRASIEAGPKSIWRYKDFLPVASDNPIDVGTGMTPLLKADRLARRLGLRSLYIKNDAVNMPTLSFKDRVVSIALSRARELGFSTVSCASTGNLANSTAAIAAHAGLDCCVFIPADLEAGKVLGTLIYNPTVMAVKGNYDQVNRLCSEVANTQGWGFVNINLRPYYSEGSKTLGYEVVEQLGWQLPDHIVAPLASGSLFTKIYKGFQEFVKTGLVDAKDVRFSGAQAEGCSPISQAFKEGRDFVTPVKPNTIAKSIAIGNPADGIYALDIARKTNGNIEDVTDAEIIDGIKLLAETEGIFTETAGGTTIAVLKKLVEAGKIDPDETTVAYITGNGLKTQEAVQGYIGEPLTIEPKLDSFERALERARTLERLDWQQTSV, from the coding sequence ATGACCCAGGCCATTGAACAGCCCAAAACTTTATCGACCGGCGCTGCCTTAGGCGCAACTTTTTCGGCACTGCGCTGTCGAGAGTGTGGCGAAACCTATGAACTCGGTGCCAAGCACGTTTGCGAAGATGTTTGCTTTGGTCCCTTAGAGGTGGTTTACGACTACGACCTGATTCGTCAGCGGGTGAGTCGCGCCAGTATTGAAGCGGGGCCGAAATCAATTTGGCGCTACAAAGATTTTTTGCCGGTGGCCTCCGACAATCCCATCGATGTCGGTACGGGGATGACTCCCCTACTCAAAGCCGATCGCCTCGCGCGGCGTTTAGGGTTGAGGTCTCTCTACATTAAAAACGACGCGGTCAACATGCCGACCTTGAGTTTTAAGGATCGGGTGGTGTCGATCGCCCTCAGCCGTGCCCGTGAACTGGGCTTCTCTACCGTCTCTTGTGCAAGCACGGGTAACCTGGCGAACTCCACAGCAGCGATCGCGGCCCATGCTGGACTCGACTGCTGCGTCTTCATCCCCGCTGATTTGGAAGCCGGTAAAGTCCTCGGTACGTTGATTTACAACCCCACCGTGATGGCGGTGAAAGGCAACTACGACCAGGTCAACCGCCTCTGCTCTGAGGTCGCGAATACTCAGGGTTGGGGATTTGTGAACATTAACCTGCGTCCCTACTACTCCGAAGGGTCGAAAACCCTGGGCTATGAAGTTGTGGAGCAACTCGGCTGGCAACTGCCTGACCACATTGTTGCGCCGTTGGCCTCGGGTTCCCTGTTTACCAAGATCTACAAGGGCTTCCAAGAGTTTGTGAAAACGGGTCTGGTGGATGCCAAAGACGTGCGCTTTAGTGGGGCGCAGGCGGAAGGCTGCTCGCCCATTTCCCAAGCCTTCAAAGAGGGACGGGATTTTGTGACTCCGGTGAAGCCCAACACCATTGCCAAGTCGATTGCGATTGGCAACCCCGCTGACGGTATCTACGCCCTGGATATTGCCCGCAAGACCAACGGCAACATCGAAGATGTCACTGATGCTGAAATCATTGACGGCATTAAGCTCCTGGCGGAAACCGAAGGCATCTTTACCGAGACCGCGGGCGGCACCACGATCGCCGTGCTCAAGAAGCTGGTGGAAGCGGGCAAGATTGATCCCGACGAAACCACTGTGGCTTATATCACGGGCAACGGGCTGAAAACCCAGGAAGCCGTGCAGGGTTATATTGGTGAGCCGTTGACCATTGAGCCCAAGCTGGACAGCTTTGAGCGAGCACTGGAGCGGGCTCGCACCCTGGAGCGTTTGGACTGGCAACAAACCTCCGTCTAA
- the ntcA gene encoding global nitrogen regulator NtcA, with protein sequence MIAAQDKPLANAFRQLAGGAFPPVVETYERGKTIFFPGDPAERVYFLMKGAVKLSRVYEIGEEITVALLRENSVFGVLSLITGERSDRFYHAVAFTPVELLSLPIDQVQPALAENPELAMVMLKGLSSRILQTEMMIETLAHRDMGSRLVSFLLILCRDFGIPSSDGITIDLKLSHQAIAEAIGSTRVTVTRLLGDLRQEGMIAIHKKKITVHDPVNLSQQFT encoded by the coding sequence ATGATAGCAGCGCAGGACAAGCCCTTAGCCAATGCGTTTCGCCAACTCGCAGGCGGCGCGTTTCCGCCAGTCGTGGAAACCTACGAGCGCGGCAAGACAATCTTTTTTCCCGGTGATCCCGCGGAGCGCGTCTATTTTTTGATGAAAGGGGCGGTGAAGCTCTCGCGAGTTTACGAAATCGGCGAAGAAATCACGGTCGCTTTGCTGCGAGAGAATAGCGTCTTCGGGGTGCTATCCCTGATTACGGGTGAGCGGTCTGATCGCTTTTACCATGCGGTAGCGTTCACGCCAGTCGAGTTGTTGTCTTTACCGATTGATCAAGTGCAGCCCGCGCTCGCCGAAAATCCGGAACTCGCCATGGTAATGCTGAAAGGGTTGTCATCGCGCATTTTGCAGACCGAGATGATGATCGAAACCTTAGCTCATCGCGATATGGGCTCTCGGTTAGTCAGTTTTCTCCTGATTTTGTGCCGCGACTTTGGCATTCCTAGTTCCGATGGCATCACCATTGACCTGAAATTATCGCACCAGGCGATCGCTGAGGCGATCGGGTCTACCCGAGTCACCGTCACTCGCTTGCTAGGCGATCTCCGCCAAGAAGGCATGATTGCCATCCATAAAAAGAAGATTACCGTGCATGACCCGGTGAATCTCAGTCAGCAGTTCACCTGA
- a CDS encoding Maf family protein codes for MEDLQFVLASASPARRKLLTDAGISVYTCPSNFDEDQVQINEPGELVCTLAQSKAQLVAPQFKRALVLGCDSVLAFNGQIYGKPDSPADAIARWQAMRGNVGELYTGHALIDTVQQTAIVRCRVTQVYFAVVSNRQIADYVATGEPLGCAGAFAIDGKGSCFIEKLDGCHTNVIGLSMPLLRELIHELGYDITDFWSAS; via the coding sequence ATGGAAGACTTGCAGTTTGTGCTGGCCTCGGCATCCCCGGCGCGCCGAAAGTTGCTAACCGATGCGGGCATTTCCGTCTATACCTGCCCCAGCAACTTTGATGAAGACCAGGTCCAAATTAATGAGCCAGGGGAATTAGTCTGCACCCTGGCCCAGAGCAAGGCGCAGCTAGTCGCACCGCAGTTCAAGCGGGCGCTGGTGTTGGGGTGTGACTCGGTGCTGGCGTTTAACGGCCAGATTTATGGCAAACCGGACAGTCCTGCCGACGCGATCGCTCGCTGGCAAGCCATGCGCGGCAACGTGGGTGAACTGTACACTGGCCACGCCCTGATCGATACCGTGCAGCAAACAGCGATCGTGCGCTGCCGGGTGACCCAGGTTTACTTCGCGGTGGTGAGCAATCGTCAAATTGCCGATTATGTCGCTACTGGGGAACCGCTGGGTTGTGCCGGAGCCTTTGCGATCGACGGCAAGGGGAGCTGTTTCATCGAAAAGCTCGACGGCTGCCACACAAACGTCATTGGCCTGAGTATGCCGCTATTACGAGAACTCATTCACGAGCTGGGCTACGACATCACGGATTTTTGGTCAGCGAGTTGA
- a CDS encoding PadR family transcriptional regulator: MKFEDIYQFFEDPPPIYLNKELAVCYVLAVLLQQDSYGTELIQKLAKDYSDYRLSDTVLYSALKFLEDQSAIDGYWKKVEGRGRPRRMYRLNPDWRMQAEELADLWINYMRDRVSQTKVMPEPAYSGR, translated from the coding sequence ATGAAATTTGAAGATATTTATCAGTTTTTTGAGGATCCACCACCGATATACCTTAACAAGGAACTGGCTGTTTGCTATGTCTTGGCAGTGCTCTTGCAGCAAGATTCCTACGGGACGGAACTGATTCAGAAACTCGCCAAGGATTATTCTGACTATCGACTATCCGATACCGTTCTCTACAGTGCCTTAAAATTCCTCGAAGATCAGTCCGCCATTGACGGTTACTGGAAAAAAGTTGAGGGCCGGGGCCGTCCCCGGCGGATGTATCGGCTGAATCCGGATTGGCGGATGCAAGCCGAAGAACTCGCGGATTTGTGGATTAACTACATGCGCGATCGCGTTTCCCAAACCAAGGTTATGCCAGAGCCAGCCTATTCCGGTCGTTAA
- a CDS encoding DUF3084 domain-containing protein, producing MATGYVLVLAVLILGGVIATLGDRIGMRVGKARLSLFNLRPRQTATVVSILTGGVISASTLALLFGVSQQLRTGVFELERIQEDLLQAEAELGEAETAKADIESALTDARAEQTAAQQELAKINRSLQQAVEQQQTTQSELQQSRSRLSSLQSELGEVSQQSAQLQNEIQRLQTERADLLQQQATVQERIAERDRLIAERDQDIAQREARLRELQSQQAELQENVALLEQQYQGLFRGSVAVGRNEPLVSVLLRVNDEVEARRAVDQLLRQANRSAIEEIAPGIDRDDPVLLIPTQDVDRLVQRISDGQSYVVRVLSSANYIIGEPCVVADGGPCVQVFIDAAVNELIYEPGQRLAMVSVDPRNLTNQELVEKLNLLIASLQFRARQDGIVGDTLQVADGRTDALIAFLQEMRNLDTPIDIQAIASAPIPTVGPLQVELFAVRNGQVLLRTDDLPREAPSETSSSDPRRR from the coding sequence ATGGCCACAGGCTACGTTCTAGTATTAGCAGTCTTGATTCTAGGCGGCGTAATTGCCACGCTAGGCGATCGCATTGGCATGCGCGTTGGCAAGGCGCGGTTGAGCCTATTTAACCTGCGCCCGCGCCAGACGGCGACTGTGGTCAGTATTTTGACGGGCGGCGTCATTTCCGCCTCGACCTTGGCTTTGCTCTTTGGTGTGAGTCAGCAACTCCGCACCGGGGTCTTTGAGCTAGAGCGCATTCAAGAGGACCTCTTGCAGGCTGAGGCAGAACTAGGCGAAGCAGAAACCGCCAAGGCCGACATTGAGTCTGCTCTCACCGATGCCCGCGCCGAACAAACAGCGGCCCAGCAGGAACTCGCCAAAATTAATCGGTCCTTGCAACAGGCGGTCGAGCAGCAACAAACAACCCAGAGCGAACTCCAGCAGTCGCGATCGCGATTATCATCGCTCCAATCGGAACTGGGAGAGGTTTCCCAGCAATCGGCTCAACTCCAAAATGAAATTCAGCGGTTACAGACCGAGCGGGCCGACCTATTGCAGCAGCAGGCCACAGTCCAAGAGCGCATTGCCGAGCGCGATCGCCTCATTGCCGAACGTGACCAAGACATTGCCCAGCGCGAAGCCCGCCTTCGAGAACTGCAAAGTCAACAGGCCGAACTACAAGAAAATGTTGCATTGTTGGAACAACAATATCAGGGCCTTTTTCGGGGCAGCGTCGCCGTCGGTCGCAACGAACCTCTCGTCTCAGTGCTGTTAAGAGTCAACGACGAAGTAGAAGCTCGCCGCGCCGTTGATCAACTGTTGCGGCAGGCCAACCGCTCCGCCATCGAAGAAATTGCCCCAGGCATCGATCGCGATGATCCGGTCTTGCTGATTCCCACCCAAGACGTTGATCGCCTTGTGCAGCGCATCAGCGATGGCCAGTCTTATGTGGTGCGGGTGCTTTCGTCGGCTAACTATATTATTGGCGAGCCTTGCGTCGTTGCTGATGGTGGCCCTTGCGTCCAGGTCTTTATCGACGCCGCAGTGAATGAACTCATCTACGAACCGGGACAGCGCCTCGCGATGGTCAGTGTTGATCCCCGGAATTTGACCAATCAAGAGTTAGTCGAAAAGCTAAACCTACTAATTGCGTCACTCCAATTTCGTGCCCGTCAAGACGGCATTGTGGGCGATACCTTGCAGGTCGCCGACGGACGGACAGATGCCTTGATCGCCTTTTTGCAAGAAATGCGGAATCTGGATACGCCGATCGACATTCAAGCGATCGCGTCAGCCCCGATTCCAACAGTCGGCCCGTTACAAGTCGAATTATTTGCCGTTCGCAATGGCCAGGTGCTGCTACGCACCGATGACTTACCCCGTGAAGCCCCTTCAGAGACCAGTTCCAGCGATCCCCGCCGCCGTTAG
- the psbP gene encoding photosystem II reaction center PsbP — translation MLKRLTALLLVVTALVLQGCVSAGAGLQAYTDTYDGYRFLYPSGWTEVKVSGNADVVFHDIVNETENISVVISDVPEGQTLQDLGTPTEVGYKLSKSLNAMAGEEREVELANAIELDRDGVTYYILEYIADLPSGIRHNLASVVVRRGKLFTYNASTIEGRWDKVADLLKQSVASFSVD, via the coding sequence ATGTTGAAACGACTCACAGCTTTACTGTTGGTAGTGACGGCCCTCGTCCTACAGGGCTGTGTCAGCGCTGGAGCGGGGTTGCAAGCCTACACCGACACGTATGACGGGTATCGGTTTCTTTATCCCTCCGGTTGGACTGAAGTCAAAGTCTCCGGCAACGCCGATGTCGTTTTCCACGACATTGTGAATGAAACCGAAAACATCAGCGTCGTCATTAGCGACGTGCCCGAAGGCCAGACCCTGCAAGATTTGGGCACCCCGACCGAAGTCGGCTATAAGCTTTCCAAAAGCCTGAATGCCATGGCAGGCGAAGAGCGAGAAGTAGAACTGGCAAACGCGATTGAACTCGATCGCGACGGCGTCACCTATTACATCTTGGAATATATCGCCGATCTGCCTTCGGGGATTCGCCATAACCTCGCCAGCGTAGTCGTCCGTCGGGGCAAGCTCTTTACTTACAACGCCTCGACTATCGAAGGCCGCTGGGACAAGGTGGCAGACTTATTAAAGCAGTCTGTGGCTTCGTTTTCGGTGGATTAA
- the yqeK gene encoding bis(5'-nucleosyl)-tetraphosphatase (symmetrical) YqeK: protein MMKSALMSSTLRQEVLNWLHTAVPEVRLQHILRVEQMAIALAEAHQLSVVQAQQAALMHDLAKCFAPEKLLAVAAAEEWELDPAEQQVPHLLHAPVGAVVAREQFGITDETVLRAIAAHTLGSPDMDAIGAVVYLADALEPGRGDTPQLHHLRQLSYGDLWKATYETCVFSLQHLLERRRPVHPRTILTHNGLLTICRQSTQSVTA, encoded by the coding sequence ATGATGAAAAGTGCTTTGATGTCGTCGACTCTGCGCCAGGAAGTGTTGAATTGGTTGCACACAGCAGTGCCAGAGGTGCGGCTACAGCATATTTTGCGGGTCGAGCAAATGGCGATCGCCCTAGCTGAGGCCCATCAGCTATCGGTGGTGCAGGCCCAACAGGCAGCGTTGATGCACGATTTGGCCAAGTGTTTTGCCCCTGAAAAATTATTAGCCGTCGCGGCTGCCGAAGAATGGGAACTTGACCCCGCTGAGCAACAAGTGCCCCATTTGCTACACGCGCCCGTGGGAGCAGTGGTGGCCCGCGAGCAGTTTGGCATCACTGATGAAACGGTACTGCGAGCGATCGCTGCACACACCCTAGGCAGTCCCGATATGGACGCGATCGGCGCAGTGGTGTATCTGGCCGATGCACTAGAGCCGGGACGGGGCGACACCCCTCAGCTACATCATCTTCGACAGCTAAGTTATGGTGATTTATGGAAAGCGACTTATGAAACCTGTGTTTTTTCCTTACAACATTTGTTGGAACGCAGGCGACCAGTTCATCCACGCACTATCCTGACCCATAACGGGTTGTTAACGATCTGTCGTCAATCTACTCAATCAGTTACCGCCTAA
- a CDS encoding flavodoxin family protein: MTTTPRIIGIVGSYRKHGTIDTAVSAILAAAEAAGAETHKIYLQDQHIEFCTNCRVCLQQPGPQRGTCVLADDMATILDELETADAFVLGAPVNFGGINALTQRFVERCVCYGYWPWGQKAPTLRQSQMTKQAVLVSSSAAPGWLARRLTHVTKTLRQVAQLLGAKPIGTVWIGMIDPQNAQLSPRLQRQAQKLGQRLAAA, from the coding sequence ATGACGACAACCCCTCGCATCATCGGCATTGTCGGCAGTTACCGCAAACATGGCACCATCGACACCGCTGTGAGCGCAATTTTGGCCGCTGCTGAAGCGGCTGGCGCTGAAACCCATAAGATTTACCTGCAAGATCAGCACATCGAGTTTTGCACCAATTGCCGCGTCTGTTTGCAGCAACCGGGGCCACAACGGGGCACCTGTGTATTGGCTGATGACATGGCCACCATTTTGGATGAGTTGGAGACTGCTGATGCTTTCGTATTGGGAGCCCCAGTCAATTTTGGCGGCATTAACGCCCTGACCCAACGCTTTGTCGAACGCTGCGTCTGTTATGGCTATTGGCCTTGGGGCCAAAAAGCGCCCACGTTACGCCAGTCTCAGATGACGAAACAGGCAGTACTGGTGTCTTCGAGTGCGGCACCGGGTTGGTTGGCGCGGCGGCTCACCCATGTGACGAAGACGCTACGACAAGTCGCGCAACTGCTGGGCGCTAAGCCCATCGGTACCGTGTGGATTGGCATGATTGATCCCCAAAACGCGCAATTGTCGCCGCGCCTGCAACGACAAGCGCAAAAATTGGGTCAGCGCCTGGCCGCAGCATAA
- a CDS encoding peptidylprolyl isomerase, whose protein sequence is MTRAIMETDKGTITLEMFDADAPGTVQNFVDLANNGFYDGLNFHRVIPNFMIQGGCPKGNGTGGPGYTIKCEINQNKHEAGSLSMAHRGPDTGGSQFFICHAPQPHLDGVHTVFGKTEDMDVVNAIRQGDKIISVKIEA, encoded by the coding sequence ATGACTCGCGCAATTATGGAAACGGATAAGGGCACGATTACGCTAGAAATGTTTGATGCTGACGCGCCTGGCACCGTTCAGAACTTTGTCGATCTGGCGAATAATGGCTTTTATGACGGCCTCAACTTTCATCGGGTGATTCCTAACTTTATGATTCAAGGCGGCTGCCCCAAAGGCAATGGCACGGGCGGCCCTGGCTACACCATCAAGTGTGAAATCAATCAAAATAAGCATGAGGCCGGCAGCCTATCGATGGCACACCGTGGCCCTGATACGGGTGGCAGTCAGTTTTTCATTTGCCACGCTCCACAGCCCCACCTAGATGGCGTACACACCGTATTTGGCAAAACTGAGGATATGGATGTGGTGAATGCGATTCGCCAGGGCGACAAGATTATCTCGGTCAAAATCGAAGCTTGA
- the rsfS gene encoding ribosome silencing factor, translated as MSDVKNTVTPFQKSASSDAAIPVTDAATRNFALALAAAADERKGADIRILKVDGVSFIADYFVVVTGFSSAQVRAIARSINDTAAADFERQPLRTEGQGDSSWVLQDYGEVIVHIFMPDERDYYDLEAFWGHAEEIPFAAES; from the coding sequence ATGTCAGATGTCAAAAATACGGTTACTCCCTTTCAAAAATCGGCCTCCTCAGATGCTGCGATCCCAGTTACCGATGCGGCAACGCGGAACTTTGCCTTGGCCTTAGCCGCTGCCGCTGACGAACGCAAAGGGGCAGACATTCGGATTTTGAAGGTCGATGGGGTGTCGTTTATCGCCGACTATTTTGTTGTGGTCACGGGCTTTTCCTCGGCTCAGGTCAGAGCGATCGCCCGCAGCATCAATGACACTGCTGCCGCTGATTTTGAGCGTCAACCTCTACGTACCGAAGGACAAGGCGACAGCAGCTGGGTCTTGCAAGACTACGGCGAAGTCATCGTCCATATTTTCATGCCTGATGAGCGCGACTATTACGATTTAGAAGCGTTTTGGGGCCATGCAGAAGAAATCCCCTTTGCGGCAGAGTCATAG